ATCTGGGATGCCGCGCGGGATCTGCCGGGCGTCCTCGCCAAGGGCGTGTGGCTGCGCGTCACCGCCTCGGTGGAGGGCAGGGCGGGCGCCTCACGGACGGAGACGTTCACCGTCGACAACAGGGCCCTGGGCCGGCGCCGGTGCGATCCGGACTTCGTGGGCACGAGGAATTTCTACGATGCCCCGGTCCTGGGGGTCTTCGAGGACTTCGATGGTGACGGCAAGTTGGATGTGGCCACGGTGGGCCAATACGACACCGTGAGCGTCTGGAAGGGCCTGGGCAATGGGGCCTTCCAACGGCGGACGACGCTGGATGCGGGTCCGGGCCACTCGGCGATGGCAACGGGAGACTTCAACGGCGACGGTCTGGTGGACCTCGCGACCAGCGGGCTCTACACATCTTCCTTTCCGTATTGGTACTCCAGTCCCGCGGTGAACGTGCTGCTGTCCAGGGCGGACGCCTCCTTCCATGCGCCGCTGCGCATGCCCGTCGGCGACCTGACGGCGACGTCGATGGTGGCCGGAGACTTCGACAAGGATGGGCGCCTGGACCTCGTCACCACGAACACCCTCCCCACCGGAGGAGGCGAAGGCCCGGTCATGAGTCTGTTCCTCGGAAACGGGGATGGTTCCTTCCAGGCCCCGCGTCACATCCGTCAGGGACTCGAGGCATCCGCTTCGGTGCGAGCGGCCTACCTGGACGAGGATTTGAACCTGGATCTGATCGTCCGTGAGACGACGGGGTTGGGCGTGCTGCTGGGCAACGGCGATGGCACTTTCCGGAGCCTTGGAGTCGCGGGTCCCGCCACGTCTTCCTTCGCATTGGGAGATCTCAACGCGGATGGGCGGGTGGATGCCGTCATGGTGAACGCCAACAACGCGCTGGCCGACGTGCTGCTGGGAAGGGGCGACGGGACGTTCCAGCCTCCTGTCAGCCTCGAGCTCGGGCAGCGGGGCCGGACCGTGACGATCGAGGACCTGAATGGCGATGGAAAGCCAGACATCCTCCTGTCGACCCTGGACGACACCCTCCTCGTTTTGTCCGGCAAGGGAGACGGCTCCTTCCAGGCCGCTCGTTCCACACCGCATGGGTGGGGGGCGTTCGCGCTGAAGGTGGCGGACCTCGACGCGGATGGAGTGAGGGATCTCGTCACGCTGGACATGGGAATTGGATATGGAGGCTCGGGGCTGAGCGTGCTCCGGGGCAGGGGAGACGGGACGTTCGAGGTGACACCTCGCATCCCCTCGGGCACGCGCCCCGTGGCCCTGGTGACGACGGACCTGAACGGAGATGGGCTGCTGGACGTCGCCTCCGCCAACGAGGGCGGCAACGACGTGGGCGTGCTGTTGGGCAACGGGGATGGCTCCTTCCGCGGAGTGGCCTCGGCCGGAGTGGGAACGAAGCCCGTGGCCCTGGTGGTGGCGGATGTGGACGTGGATGGCAGGCCGGACCTCGTCACCGCCAATGAGGGCAGCGGCGACGTGAGCGTGCTGTCAGGCAACGGGGATGGCTCCTTCCGGGGGGCGGCCTCCTTCGCGGTGGGCTCGGGGCCGGTGGCCCTGGTCGCGGTCCACCTCGACGCGGATGGGAAGCCGGATCTCGTCACCCTCAACCGCGCCACCCAGGACGTGCGCGTGCTGATGGGCAACGGAGATGGCTCCTTCGGGGCGGCGACGGCGTTTCCCGTGGGCAGCGAGCCCGGTGCGCTGGTGGCGGGAGACCTCGATGCGGACGGGAAGAGCGACCTCGTGACCGCGAACAATGGCTCCGTCAGCGTCCTGTTGGGCAACGGGGACGGTACCTTCCAGGACGCGAGGACCCTGGCCCTCGGAAATTCAGCGGATGTGCTCGTCCTGGGCGACTTCGACAAGGATGGGACGAGGGATCTGCTCGTGAAGAAGTCCTCTCTTCTCCTGGGCCTCGTACGCGGGAAGGGGGATGGCACCTTCGCGCCGCCACTCGACATCGATGCCAACACCGGCGTGATCCTCCACCAACTGACGGCGGCGGATGTCGACGGGGATGGGATTCTGGACCTCGTGGGGGCGAGAGGACAGGGGATCGGCTCCGGCAATCCCCGTGAGCCCCGGCCCTCGTACTTCGGGCACAACGACGTGGCCGTGTGGCGGGGGATCGGAGGCGGCTTGTTCGGGCCGGAGCTCGCGTACTCCACGGGGAAGGATCCTCACGCCGTGGGGACGGGCGACTTCGACGGCGACGGCAGGCTGGACATCGTGGCCGCCAACTCCGCGAGCAACGATGTCAGCCTGCTGAGAGCCCGTTAGAGCCGCGCGTTCAGGGGGGAGGCGAGGATCTCGAGGAGGGCGTGGCTCAACGATGGGACCGGCATGACTCAACCATGACACCGGGCGAGACGGGATGTGATTGGCTACCGGTCACATGTCCCTTCCGCGCGTCCTCCTCACCTCCCTGCTGTTGGCGGCTCTGGTTGGCGTGAGCTGCCTGCGTGGTACCTCGGCTCCGCCCGCCAGCGCCGACACGTCCGCGTCCGTTGCGCCGGCCGCGTCGCCCGAACCCGCTCCGGTGCCCGAGCCGCCCGAGGATGAGGCGCCCCAGCCCGAGACGACCGCGGACGTGTCGCCGCTCCCGGTGCCCGCGAACGTTCCCGCCGCCTTCGTCGATGCGGGCCTCATCGCGCCCACCACCGCCCCGGGGCTCGCGGACAAGGGGAAGGTGGATGTCGCGGCGCTGCGTGATGCCGTCGCCGATCCGAAGCCCATTCCCGAGGCGCTGGTCCGCCGGTGGGAGGCGCGAGACGGCGAGGGAGAGGGGGTCGCGGCGGCAAGCGTGGAGGGAGGCGTCGTCGGGGGGGTGGTCGGTGGCGTGTTGGGGGGCCAGTTGGCAGGTGCAGGTGCCTCCCCGTCCGCACCCGCTCCGCTGATGCCATCCCCTTCTTCCGACTGGGAGGCGGCCGAACGCGAGGAGGAGGCGGAGGCGCCGAAGGAGGCGTCCTCCGGACAGGCGGCGCCCGGTGAGCCCAGGACGCCCCGGCCCGTGCTTCCGAAGGTGGAGTCCGCGCCGCGCATGGCCAAGGTGCTGGTGCTGGACGAGCAGGGCCGCTACCAGCCGCTGACGGTGCGCGCGGTGCGAGTGGTGACGTACATCCAGGGGGCTCGTGCTCGCACGGTGGTGGACTACCTCTTCGAGAACGACACCGCGCGCTCGTTGGAGGGCACCTTCTATTACCCGCTGCCAGGTGGCGCGACGGTGGCGGGCTTCGCGCTGTACTCGGGAGCGGTGGCGGTGGACTCTCCCTCGCTCTTCCAGTCCTCGGAGCTGCTTCCTCCGCTGGGGGACTCGAGCCGGGTGGAGGCACTGGAAGCCGCGGCCCCGTCGAGCCCCCGGAACGCGGAGCATTCCTGGGGCACCCGCCAAGAGGCCCGGGTCGTCGAGCACAAGCGGGCCCGCCAGGTCTACGAGGACGTGGTGCGCCAGAACGTGGATCCGGCCCTGCTGGAGTGGGCGGGGGCCTCCACCTTCAGCGCGCGTGTCTTCCCCCTGCCGCCGAAGTCCCTCAAGCGGGTGGTGCTCGCCTACGAGCAGACGCTCCTCTTCGACGGCCAGCAGCTGCGCTACACGTGGCCCCTGCCACCCGGGGCGGGCCACACGCTCCAGGTGTCGGCGCGCGTCCACGTGGACCCGAGGCACGCGCGCGCGATGACGGTGCTGCCCGTGGCGGGCAAGCCGAGGGACCTGGGGCCCTGGCGGGTGTGGGACTGGCGGGGATTGACGGGGGACGGGGCGTTGCAGGTGGCCATCACGCCGCCGAGCCAGGACGCGGACGTGCTGGTGGGCTCGGATCCGGCGGGGCTGCCCGGCCAGGCCTTCTACGCGCGGGTGCGGCTGCCCTCGAGCCTCATCGTGGGAGAGGGGGGCACTCCCACCGGGCGCGCGGTGCTGGTGGTGGACACCTCGCTGTCGGCGGAGGACGGCAATGCATGGGCCCTGCAGGCCGCCATGCTGCGCGCGCTGCTGGAGAGGGACGGGAGCCTCGAGGAGTACGCGGTGCTGCTCTTCGACGTGCGGCCGCGCTGGCTGCATGGCCCTGGCTTCCGGCGCAACACCCCCGAGGCGCGCCGGGAGACCTTTGGCGAGCTGGAGCGGGTCTTCCTCGAGGGCGCCTCGCATGTGGATGGAATGCTGGCCGAGCTGGACCGGGCGGGCCGCGACTGGCTGAAGCCGGCGGCGGGTGGCGGCAGGGTGACGGCCTTCCTTCTCTCGGACGGCAATGTCACCTGGGGGCAGGGGCAGGTGGACGCGCTCATCTCCCGCCATGCGTCCTCGGAGACGCTGCGGTGGGTGAGCTACCGCTTCGGCGAGTCGGCGGTGAACACGGACCTCTTCGATGCGCTGGCGCGTGCGAGCGGAGGCCGGGTGGTGAGCGTGGTCTCCGGCTCGGAGGTGCGGGCGGCGGTGCGAGCGCACCGAGCGGCCTCGGCGGTGCTGGTGCGGGTGGAGGTGCGGGGCTCGAAGGTGAAGGACCTGGTGGTGGGCGGGCGGCCCCACCTCGTCTTCCCGGGGCAGGAGCTGCTGGTGGCCGGGCGGCTGGTGGAGGAGGGCGCCGCGGAGCTGGCGGTGGTGGTGCGCTCGGAGGGCCAGGAGCGCACCATGCGGGTGCCGCTGCCGCGCGACCAGGACAGTGCCTTCGCGCCGCGCGCCTGGGCGGAGGGACTGGTGGCGCGGTTGGTGGCGATGGAGGACCCACGGGTGGACCGGATGGTGGTGGCCCTCAGTCAACACTACCGGTTGGCCAACGCGCGGGCCTCGATGCTGGTGCTGGAGTCGGAGGGGGACTACGTGCGCTACGCGGTGCGCGACGAGCAGGTGGACCTCTCCGACCTGGAGGCGCTGCGGCGGCGCGAGCAGGACCAGCAGCGCGAGCGGCTGTTGGGGCTGGCGCTGGACGGGGTGCCCGACACGGGACGTGAGGTGTTGCGGGTGCTGGGCACCCGGCAGGCGGAGCTGGGCTCGAGGCTGACGGCACAACCCCTGCGGGACGAGCCCTACGCGGGAGGCGAGGAGCGGCTCCAGGCGGAGTTGGAGTACCGGAAGGCGCGGCGGGCCAACAAGGACGATGTGATGGTGTACGAGGCGGTGGCGCGCAAGCGGGCCTTCGCGGGGGACACCTGGGGCGCGGTGCGGGCCCTCTCGTCACCGGTGGAGCTGCGCCCGAAGGACGCGGAGGCGCTCCGGCTGGTGGGTTATGGACTGCTGGCGCTCGGCCAGTACACGGCCGCCGCGGAGCTCTTCGAGCACGTGCGGCTCAACCGTCCCTTCGAGCCGCAGTCCTACCTGGAGGAGGCCCTGGCGCTGGACGCGGCGGGGCGGCCCGCGGAGGCGGCGCGCGACTGGGAGATCCTCCTGGCGGGCGACTGGGCGCGGCACGACGAGCAGACGAAGACGGTGGCGGCCTACCACTACGGCCGGATGCTGATGGCGCTGGCGAAGCACACCCGGCTCTCGAAGGCGGAGGTGGGGGCACTGGAGGCGCGGCGGCGCGAGCTGGCCGGTCGCGCGGAGATGGGCCCCATCGACTACCAGCTCACCCTGCACTGGAACTCGGACTCGACGGACATCGACCTCTGGGTGGTGGAACCGAGCGGAGAGCGGTGCTCCTACCGGCGGATGCGGACGCGGCTGGGAGGCCAGCTCCACTGGGACGTCACGGACGGACTGGGGCCCGAGCTGTACCACGCGCGCAAGGCCGCTCGAGGCACGTACCAGGTGGCGGTGCACTACTACGGCAACAACTCGGCACGCTACGTGGTCCCCACGGCGCTCCTGCTGGTGACGGACCGGGAGGCCTTTTCCCGGGATGACGGGTACCGGCGGCGCTTCCAGCTGCGCATCCTGCCGGAAGCGGAAGCGGCGCTGCTCCTGCGCAGCGAGGAGGTGGCTCCGTGGAAGCCGGTGGGGAAGACTGGAGGACCCTAGTGCGCTCGCGTCGGGGACGCGGTTAGGATGCGCGCCGCCTCAGCCCACCCTCGATAGAAGGAGCCCTCTCTTGGCATCCAGCCTGCTCGCACTGCTCGACGACATCGCCACCATTCTCGACGACGTGTCGGTGATGACCAAGGTGGCTGCCAAGAAGACCGCTGGCGTGCTGGGCGATGACCTGGCGCTCAATGCCCAGCAGGTCTCCGGCGTGAACGCCGACCGCGAGCTGCCCGTGGTATGGGCCGTGGCCAAGGGCTCGGCGGTGAACAAGGCCATCCTGGTGCCCCTGGCGCTGGCCATCAGCGCCTTCGTGCCCTGGGCGGTGACACCGCTGCTGATGGTGGGCGGCCTGTATCTGTGCTTCGAAGGTGTCGAGAAGCTGGCGCACAAGTTCCTGCACAGCCACGACGAGGACGAGGCCCACCACGCCGAGCTGACCCAGGCCCTGGTCGACCCGAAGGTCGATCTCGTGGCGATCGAGAAGGACAAGATCAAGGGCGCGGTGCGCACCGACTTCATCCTCTCGGCGGAGATCATCGTGATCTCCCTGGGCGTCGTGGCCTCCGTGCCCTTCATGACCCGGGTGATGGCGTTGGTGGGCGTGAGCCTGCTGATGACCGTGGGCGTCTATGGGCTGGTGGCGGGCATCGTGAAGCTCGACGACGGAGGGCTCTTCCTCAGCCAGCGGGTGGGTGACAGCGGGTGGGCGCGGTTCCAGCGCGGCCTGGGGGTGGGCATCCTGAAGACGGCGCCGTGGCTCATGAAGGGCCTGTCGGTCGCTGGCACCGCGGCCATGTTCCTGGTGGGCGGCGGCATCCTCACGCACGGCATCCCCGTGTTGCACCACGTCATCGAGGGGCTCGTCCATCACGCGGGCGCGGTGCCCGGCATCGGGGGGCTGCTGGGGGCGATCACTCCGCCGCTGGTCGACGCTTTGGTGGGCATCCTGTCCGGCGCGGTGGTGCTCGGCGTGGTGCTCGCGATCAAGCGCGTGCTGAGCCGTGGCAAGGCCTGAATGAGCCGACTTCCTGACTCCACGCGCCCTCCCGCCGATCCCGCCGCGCTCGACCAGGTGCGCGGTCTGGCACGGCAACTGGACACCTCCATCCGGCTGCCTGGGGGCCTGCGCATCGGGTGGGACGCCCTGCTCGGTCTGATACCGGGCGTGGGCGACTGGGCGGGTGCCTTGCTCTCCAGCTACATCATCTTGCAGGCGGTGCGCCTGGGCGCCTCGCGCGAGGTGCTGCTGCGCATGGTCGGTAACGTGGGGTTGGAGGCGCTCGTGGGCGCGGTGCCCTTCCTGGGCGATGTCTTCGATGCGGCCTGGCGGGCCAATACCCGCAACGTGCGCCTGCTCGAGGAGCATCTGGCGGCCCCCTCCGCCGCTCGACGTGCCAGCCGGGCGTGGGTGCTCGGTATCGTGGTGCTGCTGGTGGCGCTGCTGACGCTGGGGATGACGCTCGCCGTGCTGGCCTTTCGCGCCCTCGCCTCGGTGGGCAGTCAGGCCTGAGTCGCCGTCTTCACCAGTTACACTGGAAATCCTTGATTACGTGCGGTTTTGCGCATAGCGGTACCCGCCTGGCGAAGCCCTTGTCTGAATACGCCATCGAGGAGTGCGCATGCGCAGATCGAATCCCCGGATCCACCTTCCTCTCATCACGGAGCCCGCTGCTCTCGCGATGCTGGTAGCGAGCGTGCTGCTCGTGTCTCCGCCCGCGCATGCGGCCATCTCCGCGATAGTGGTGGGCAACGACGCCACCAACGTCAACTACCAGTTCCAATACAGCGGGACTCCGGCCTTCCGGCGCGCGTACATCGACGTCGACCGGAATCCCGCGACCGGGTTCGCCCAGCTGGGGACCGGGGCGGACTACCTCCTCGAGAACGACGCCCTGTACAAGCACCTGGGAGGGGGTTGGAGCTGGCAGTTCGTGAAGACGGTGACACACACGGCCTCGGCGGGCGCCGCCAGCTGGACGGTCGCACGAGCGGATATCGGCGAGAGCTCGACCCCGAACGACGCGGACATCGTCTTCCAGGTCGAGTCGCCGCTCGAGACGTCTTCCAAATACACCCATGTCTACAGTGGAAGCACGGGCACGGGCACGACGACCTATTACACGGCGAGCAGCGCCACCCTCGCCAACCCGGAGCGGGGCTTCTACCACTACACCTCCGACTGCGACAAAACCGACTTCGTCGCGTCCACGTTGAGCGGGTACCGCACCAACGAGAAGATCACCCAGGTGTTCTGCATCTTCTACCTGTCGGAGTTCAAGAACAGCCCCATCAGCCAGGCGCAGCTGGACCGCTTCCAACGACAGGCGAATACGGTGCGGGCCGCGGGGCTCAAGATGATCGTCCGCTTCGCCTATACCCTGTCGACCGCTGGAGATGACGTCCCCCTGAGCCGTGTCACCGCGCACCTGGATCAGCTGGCGCCCTACCTGAGCGCCCACAGCGACGTCATCGCGGTCGTGCAGACGGGACTCATCGGCGCCTGGGGCGAGTGGTACTACACCCAGAACTTCGGGAACGCGGGGAGTGTATCGCAGACGGATTGGAACAACCGGAAGGCCGTGGTCGACAAGCTGCTCAGCGTTCTCCCGGCCACGCGGATGGTCCAGCTCCGGACGCCCAAGTTCAAGCGCACGATGTATGGCACGTCGGCGCTCTCCGCCGCGCAGGCCTACAACGGCACCGCGGTCGCCCGGATCGGCCATCACAACGACTGCTTCCTGGCCAGCCCCGACGACTGGGGGACGTTCGAGAACACGACGGTCGAGTACCCCTACCTGTCGGCCGAGACGAACTACCTCGCCATGGGCGGCGAGACCTGCAACTTCAACCCGCCGCGCTCGGATTGCGCCACCGCGTTGAACGAGCTGGCCTCGTTCCACTACTCCTATCTGAATGCCGACTACGAGCTCACGGTCCTCAATGGTTGGACCAACGGCGGGTGCAGGCCCGAGATTGATCGTCGACTCGGGTACAGGTTCACCCTCGTGTCCGCCACCTTCCCGGGGACCGTCAGCCGTGGCGCGGCGATGCCCGTGAACATCCAGCTCAAGAACGAGGGGTGGGCTGCTCCTTTCAATCCCCGGTCGGTCCAGCTGGTTCTGCGCAACACCTCGAGCGGCGCCACCTACCGCCTGCCGCTCTCCGCCGATCCTCGCCAGTGGGCGGCGGGGTCGACGGTGACGATCAACCAGGGCGTCACGCTTCCGGCGACCCTGCCGGCCGGCAGCTATGCCCTCCTGCTGAACCTTCCGGATCCGGCGCCTTCCCTGAGCACCCGTCCGGAGTACGCCATCCAGCTGGCGAACCAGAACGTCTGGGAGGCCTCCACGGGGTTCAACGACCTTCAGCGGACCGTGACGGTGCAGTGAGACCCGGGAGGGCGATCAGAAGACGCGGTAGATCTGCCCGGTCTGGTGGCCCTCCACGCTTCGGCTGTAGGCGAGGGCCACGCGGGCCGCGGGGACGGCCTCGAAGCCTCGGAAGAAGGGGGCGAGCTGAGGCAGCGACTCCTGCACCACGTTCGGGCTGACGAGATTGATGCGCAGCCCGCGCGGCAGCTCGATGGCGGCCGCGCGCACGAAGCCCTCCAGCGCGCTGTTCACCATCGAGGCCGAGCTGCCGTGGCGGATGGGCTGCTCGGCGAGGATTCCTCCCGTCACGGTGATGGAGCCTCCGTCGTTCAGCCAGGCGCGGCCGATCATGGCCAGGTTCACCTGGCCCATCAGCTTGTCCCGCAGGCCGATGCTGAAATGCTCCTCGGTCATCTGCTCGAGCGGGGCGAAGTGCACGTTTCCAGCGGCCGAGACCACCGCATCCACGCGGCCGACCTGCTCGAACATGCGGCGGATGCTGGCACTGTCGGTGATGTCCACCTTCACGTCCCCCCGGCCGCGGCCAGCGCTGACGAGAGTGTGGCGGGTGCCCAGCTCCCGGGCGACCGCGCTACCGATGACTCCATGGGCTCCGACGAGAAGAACCTTCATGACTGCCTCCGTTTTGTTCGATGATGCGAACCAATGCTCGGGAACGTGGAGAAGATGCCCCCGGAGGGGAGGGGGATAAACGGGTCCCGGGCGGAAACACTGTTCGCATATGAAGACAATGCTCGGACGATTCGATCAGTCGCTGGCCTTCGTCACGGTGGCGGAGCTGGGCAGCTTCACGCGAGCGGCGGAGAAGCTCGGCTGCTCGAAGGCCCACGCCAGCGAGCAGGTGGCGGAGCTGGAGCGGGCGCTGGGCGTGCAGTTGCTGCACCGGACGACGCGGCGGCTGACGCTGACCGAGGCCGGGCGGCTCTATCTGGAGTACTGCCGCCAGTTGCGCGAGGTGCTGCTGGAGGCGGAGCGCGCGGTCTCGGCGACCACCTCCGAGGTGGGCGGTCGGCTGCGGGTCACCGCGCCGACTTCCTTCGGTGAGACCTTCCTGCCCGAGCTGGTGCTGGCGTTCCAGGGCACCTACCCGAACGTCGAGGTGGAGATCGACCTGAGCGTGCTGCGGCGGGACCTGGTGGGGGATGGATACGACGTGGCCCTGCGCACGACGCGGGCGCTGGAGGAGCACCTGGTGGCACGCCCGCTGGGGGTGGTGCGCGAGGTGGTGGTGGCGAGCCCTGCCTTCCTGGCAACGCACGGACCGCTCGACACCCCCAGCGCCCTGGCGCGGGTCCCGTGCATCCTCAACCCCCACTTCCGTGATGACGCACTCTGGCTGTTCGAGCGCGAGGGCCGCACCGAGACCGCCACCGTGGGAGGCCGGCTGCGCATCAACCTCTACAGTGCCATCCGCCGCGCGGCGCTGGCCGGTGCCGGAGTGGTGCGGCTGCCCCTCTTCCAGGTGCGGGAGGATCTGGAAGAGGGCGCGCTGGTGCGCCTCTGCCCCGGGTATGAGTTGGTGGCCATGCCGTTGTACCTGCTCTACCCGTCACGCCGGCACCTGCCGCTGCGGACGCGGGTGTTCATCGACTTCCTGTTGCGCTGGTTCGAGGCGCCGGAGCGGCGCGAGCTGCTCACCTGAGAGCGCTGGCAACTGGCCTGTTCGAGGCGGGGATTCATCGCCATGCGCGAACCTCTTGTCAGGGGGTGGGTGCACCCAGACGAGGGCTCGACGCGAGGCCTGACGAAGGCTCGATGGCTGGTTTGGCGGCGAGGGCCGGTGTCTCATCGCGAGCTCCGGCCTTTGCTTTCAATGACTGTCTCAACGGTCTTCGCTTCTCTTGATGGGGAGAGCGCCCTGGAGGCGCGCGCGAAGGACCGCTCCGAGCACCTTGGCGCTCTCCTCGGGCACGCGGGCCAGGTGGGTGTAGAGCGTCTCCTCGAGCTGCGCGAGCGTCTCGGGCGCCGCCCCGGCCTCCCGCATCCCGGCGAGTACGGCATAGGCCGCCATGCCGAGCGGCTCGGCGTAACCGTTCGACTCCTCCCAGAACTCCTCGAAACAGGGAACGGTTTCTCCGGAGATGACGCGGACCAGACGCCCCACGGCGGCCTCCCAGTACGTCCGGTGCGCTTCGTGGGACTCGGGACTCAAGAAGGGACCCTGGCAGATTTCGATGCGCGTGCCACCGTTGGTGGGGTCGAGGAGGATGGAGGCGCGGGTCGTCTCTGGCCCGAAGTTCCCTCCGTCCCAGGCCAGTTGCATCCAGAGGACTTCATCGGGTTCCACGGCGAGGACGCGGCCGGTCAGCGCCAGGGGCGTGCCCTGGTCATCGAGCAGGTCCAGCCGGAACGGCTCGCCCACGTCCGCGTCCGCGTCCCCTCCGACGCGGAAACCGCCCGGCGGAGCCCCAAACCAGCGCCGGAGCTGGAACGGATCCTCGATGGCCTCGAACACCTGCCTTGGAGTCTGGGCCACCCACCACTCCATCACCAGCTCGCTCATTCCCGCACTCCTTCCGTCCGGGTCCGCATCTCGAAACGAGGCACCTTCGCGAGCACGGCCTCCGGCAGGCGGTATTGCTCGACCACCAGGCTGATGCGTGCCGCCGAGAGCTCGGGGGCCCCGGCCTCGACCGCCGCCACCTCGTGTGCGAGGTCGCCCCGGAACGTCACCAACGAGCGCTGCCTGGGAGCCAGCGCCGCCACCTGCCTGCCGCGGTGATACAGCCGCAGCTCTCCTCCCGCGAGCTGTTCCGGCACCTGCACGTAGAGCACGCTCACGGCGACCGGGCCGTCGAGGTGGGCCTCGTAGAAGTTCATGCTGCGATCCAGGTGGCGGTCCACCCCGCGTCCATTTTGAATCAGGAGCGGGTTGAGCAGGAACGCGTTGCAGCCCGGCAGGAGCGCGGTTTCGAGGAAGGGGGCGAAGGCTGGAAACCGGGCTGTCACCTCGGAGCGGGCCTCGCGCCGGAAGGTGATCGAAAAGCCATAGGTGCCCGAGAACTGGGACGACAGGTTGGTTTCCCCGAGCAGGGAAGAGCCCAGGATGGCCGACCGGATGGCCTCGAGGGTGTTCGACGGAAAGACGTCGGGCGTGCGGTGGACGAAGGTCTGGAGGCGGAAGGCTCCACCCCAGGGCGGCTGGAAGCTCATGGGGGGACTCTACCGCGCTATGCGCGCTCCCGGGGCAGCCTCACGGTGAAGGTGGTGCCCGTGGCGGAGCTGGAGCTGGCGGTGATGGAGCCGCCGTGGGCCAGGACGATCTGCTGCGCGATGTAGAGACCCAACCCCAGTCCTCCCTGGCGCGAGCTGTCCGCGGCGCGGCGGAAGGGATCGAAGACATGGGGCAGCAGGGGGTCGGGGATGGGCGTCCCCTGGTTCATCACCGTGAGGATGATCTCTTGGCCCTCTTCGTGGAGGTCCACCTCCACGGGGGTGTTCCCGGCCCCGTGTTTCAGCGCGTTGCCCACCAGGTTGGAGATGACCTGGGCGAGCCGATCCAGGTCCCACTCTCCGGTGTACGGCCCCTGGTTGTGGGAGAACACGAGGCGACCCGGGTGCGTCACCTCGAACTCCTCGAGCGTGGTGCGCACCAGCCCCAGCAGCTCGCCGGGCCGGCGATGCAGGGGGATGCCGCCGCCCAATCGGGCGCGGGTGAAGTCGAGCAGGTCGGTGATCATCCGCGACATGCGCTCCGCGCTCTGGACGATGCGCCGCACCCGGCCGCGTATGGGCTCGGAGAGGTCCTCCTGACGCAGCAGTATTCCGGCGGCCAGGGTGATGCTGTTGAGCGGACTGCGCAGATCGTGGCTGACGATGCCCATCAGCCGTTCGCGGAACTGCTCGGCGCGCTTGCGCTCGGTGACATCCCGGAGGAAGACGGCCAGCCCGCCCTCGGCGGTGGGGTAGGCGTTCACGCTCGCCCAGAGGTCCTGCGGGGGATAGTACTCCTCGAAATGCACGGGGACGCGTTCCTTCATCGCGCGCCGGTACTCGCGCCAGTAC
This is a stretch of genomic DNA from Archangium violaceum. It encodes these proteins:
- a CDS encoding FG-GAP-like repeat-containing protein, which produces MNSQIRSWSRGTARLLLVWLGVTVLACRTSDTPGAPREVRATATEDVITVSWTPPARDGGRRITRYTVTASPGGTAATTEDATSVEVRGARRGVSYTFTVRAANEREEGPESAPSAPVSLAEPVAPDIIALSLAAGSQPGCPQLIYQVRQASARPVDLLVEFDPDGTGHFQRATQAGSAAHEGVTGVPSSSAPEGRRNNFIWDAARDLPGVLAKGVWLRVTASVEGRAGASRTETFTVDNRALGRRRCDPDFVGTRNFYDAPVLGVFEDFDGDGKLDVATVGQYDTVSVWKGLGNGAFQRRTTLDAGPGHSAMATGDFNGDGLVDLATSGLYTSSFPYWYSSPAVNVLLSRADASFHAPLRMPVGDLTATSMVAGDFDKDGRLDLVTTNTLPTGGGEGPVMSLFLGNGDGSFQAPRHIRQGLEASASVRAAYLDEDLNLDLIVRETTGLGVLLGNGDGTFRSLGVAGPATSSFALGDLNADGRVDAVMVNANNALADVLLGRGDGTFQPPVSLELGQRGRTVTIEDLNGDGKPDILLSTLDDTLLVLSGKGDGSFQAARSTPHGWGAFALKVADLDADGVRDLVTLDMGIGYGGSGLSVLRGRGDGTFEVTPRIPSGTRPVALVTTDLNGDGLLDVASANEGGNDVGVLLGNGDGSFRGVASAGVGTKPVALVVADVDVDGRPDLVTANEGSGDVSVLSGNGDGSFRGAASFAVGSGPVALVAVHLDADGKPDLVTLNRATQDVRVLMGNGDGSFGAATAFPVGSEPGALVAGDLDADGKSDLVTANNGSVSVLLGNGDGTFQDARTLALGNSADVLVLGDFDKDGTRDLLVKKSSLLLGLVRGKGDGTFAPPLDIDANTGVILHQLTAADVDGDGILDLVGARGQGIGSGNPREPRPSYFGHNDVAVWRGIGGGLFGPELAYSTGKDPHAVGTGDFDGDGRLDIVAANSASNDVSLLRAR
- a CDS encoding DUF808 domain-containing protein; its protein translation is MASSLLALLDDIATILDDVSVMTKVAAKKTAGVLGDDLALNAQQVSGVNADRELPVVWAVAKGSAVNKAILVPLALAISAFVPWAVTPLLMVGGLYLCFEGVEKLAHKFLHSHDEDEAHHAELTQALVDPKVDLVAIEKDKIKGAVRTDFILSAEIIVISLGVVASVPFMTRVMALVGVSLLMTVGVYGLVAGIVKLDDGGLFLSQRVGDSGWARFQRGLGVGILKTAPWLMKGLSVAGTAAMFLVGGGILTHGIPVLHHVIEGLVHHAGAVPGIGGLLGAITPPLVDALVGILSGAVVLGVVLAIKRVLSRGKA
- a CDS encoding VIT domain-containing protein, which gives rise to MSLPRVLLTSLLLAALVGVSCLRGTSAPPASADTSASVAPAASPEPAPVPEPPEDEAPQPETTADVSPLPVPANVPAAFVDAGLIAPTTAPGLADKGKVDVAALRDAVADPKPIPEALVRRWEARDGEGEGVAAASVEGGVVGGVVGGVLGGQLAGAGASPSAPAPLMPSPSSDWEAAEREEEAEAPKEASSGQAAPGEPRTPRPVLPKVESAPRMAKVLVLDEQGRYQPLTVRAVRVVTYIQGARARTVVDYLFENDTARSLEGTFYYPLPGGATVAGFALYSGAVAVDSPSLFQSSELLPPLGDSSRVEALEAAAPSSPRNAEHSWGTRQEARVVEHKRARQVYEDVVRQNVDPALLEWAGASTFSARVFPLPPKSLKRVVLAYEQTLLFDGQQLRYTWPLPPGAGHTLQVSARVHVDPRHARAMTVLPVAGKPRDLGPWRVWDWRGLTGDGALQVAITPPSQDADVLVGSDPAGLPGQAFYARVRLPSSLIVGEGGTPTGRAVLVVDTSLSAEDGNAWALQAAMLRALLERDGSLEEYAVLLFDVRPRWLHGPGFRRNTPEARRETFGELERVFLEGASHVDGMLAELDRAGRDWLKPAAGGGRVTAFLLSDGNVTWGQGQVDALISRHASSETLRWVSYRFGESAVNTDLFDALARASGGRVVSVVSGSEVRAAVRAHRAASAVLVRVEVRGSKVKDLVVGGRPHLVFPGQELLVAGRLVEEGAAELAVVVRSEGQERTMRVPLPRDQDSAFAPRAWAEGLVARLVAMEDPRVDRMVVALSQHYRLANARASMLVLESEGDYVRYAVRDEQVDLSDLEALRRREQDQQRERLLGLALDGVPDTGREVLRVLGTRQAELGSRLTAQPLRDEPYAGGEERLQAELEYRKARRANKDDVMVYEAVARKRAFAGDTWGAVRALSSPVELRPKDAEALRLVGYGLLALGQYTAAAELFEHVRLNRPFEPQSYLEEALALDAAGRPAEAARDWEILLAGDWARHDEQTKTVAAYHYGRMLMALAKHTRLSKAEVGALEARRRELAGRAEMGPIDYQLTLHWNSDSTDIDLWVVEPSGERCSYRRMRTRLGGQLHWDVTDGLGPELYHARKAARGTYQVAVHYYGNNSARYVVPTALLLVTDREAFSRDDGYRRRFQLRILPEAEAALLLRSEEVAPWKPVGKTGGP